From a single Glycine soja cultivar W05 chromosome 19, ASM419377v2, whole genome shotgun sequence genomic region:
- the LOC114399287 gene encoding chitinase 10-like — protein sequence MTSSVPLVSTLLLCSIALLYSASFGAEAWTSPYIPVSSLISKSLYDTFFLHKDDTACPAKDFYPYDAFIRASKSFPAFGTTGCLATRKREIAAFLAQISHETTGGWATAPDGPFAWGLCFKEEISPQSNYCDSTNTQWPCFPGKSYKGRGPIQLSWNYNYGPAGKALGFDGLRNPEIVANNSVIAFKTAMWFWMTEQKPKPSCHNVMVGIYVPTEDDIAANRTAGYGLVTNIINGGLECGIPGDARVNDRIGFFERYTKLFNVDTGPNLDCAYQKPF from the exons ATGACATCCTCAGTTCCCTTGGTCTCCACCTTATTGCTTTGCTCTATTGCTCTTCTCTACTCTGCATCATTTGGAGCTGAAGCATGGACCTCGCCCTACATACCCGTCTCTTCCCTCATCAGCAAAAGTCTTTATGACACATTTTTCCTTCACAAAGATGACACTGCATGCCCTGCCAAAGACTTCTACCCCTACGACGCCTTCATTCGTGCATCCAAATCCTTCCCTGCGTTTGGTACCACCGGATGTTTAGCAACACGCAAGCGTGAGATTGCTGCGTTTCTCGCTCAGATTTCCCACGAAACCACTGGCGGCTGGGCCACCGCACCCGACGGCCCATTTGCATGGGGTCTCTGCTTCAAGGAAGAAATTAGTCCTCAGAGTAATTACTGTGATTCTACTAACACCCAATGGCCTTGTTTCCCAGGCAAAAGCTACAAGGGTCGAGGACCCATTCAACTTTCTTG GAACTACAACTATGGTCCAGCAGGGAAGGCTTTGGGATTTGATGGGCTGAGGAACCCAGAGATTGTGGCGAACAATTCTGTGATAGCCTTCAAAACTGCTATGTGGTTTTGGATGACAGAGCAAAAGCCAAAACCTTCATGCCACAATGTGATGGTTGGGATATATGTGCCGACAGAAGATGACATAGCAGCAAACCGAACAGCGGGTTATGGTTTGGTGACTAACATAATCAATGGTGGACTGGAATGTGGGATTCCTGGTGATGCAAGAGTGAATGATCGGATTGGGTTTTTCGAAAGGTATACGAAGTTGTTCAACGTGGACACTGGACCTAACTTGGATTGTGCATATCAGAAACCCTTCTAA